From one Cognatishimia sp. WU-CL00825 genomic stretch:
- a CDS encoding 16S rRNA (uracil(1498)-N(3))-methyltransferase — protein sequence MKEAKVRLYVEHPLGAGQSIPLDRDQAHYLFGVMRLALGDQILVFNGTEGEWRAEVVKAGKRAGILACVKQTKPLQMPPDLWLIFAPIKKARTDFIVEKAAEMGAARILPVTTHFTNSERIRQDRLQAHAVEAAEQCGGTYVPEVTDLQKLDRLLADWPKDRQLMFCDEAEVGSAKRLGTVAGEKWAILIGPEGGFSDAERTRLHAHAQTHVVSLGPRILRADTASVAAMTLWQQALGDWQ from the coding sequence ATGAAAGAAGCTAAAGTCAGACTGTATGTAGAGCACCCCTTGGGGGCAGGGCAATCCATTCCATTGGATCGTGACCAAGCACATTATCTTTTTGGGGTGATGCGTTTGGCACTCGGCGACCAGATCCTTGTTTTTAACGGAACAGAAGGAGAGTGGCGGGCCGAGGTCGTTAAGGCCGGAAAACGTGCAGGCATCCTTGCATGTGTTAAACAAACCAAACCGTTGCAAATGCCACCGGATCTTTGGTTGATCTTTGCCCCCATAAAAAAGGCGCGCACAGATTTCATTGTTGAAAAAGCCGCCGAAATGGGCGCAGCGCGCATTCTGCCGGTAACCACTCACTTCACCAATTCGGAACGCATTCGCCAAGATCGTTTGCAAGCCCATGCTGTTGAAGCAGCAGAACAATGCGGCGGAACTTATGTGCCAGAGGTGACGGACCTGCAAAAACTTGATCGATTGTTGGCGGATTGGCCAAAGGATCGCCAGTTGATGTTTTGCGACGAAGCCGAGGTTGGCTCTGCCAAACGATTGGGCACCGTTGCTGGCGAAAAATGGGCGATCCTGATTGGTCCAGAAGGAGGGTTTTCTGACGCTGAGCGAACGCGGCTGCATGCGCATGCGCAAACACATGTTGTCTCGCTTGGTCCGCGCATTTTGCGGGCCGATACAGCATCGGTCGCTGCAATGACATTGTGGCAGCAAGCGCTGGGCGATTGGCAATGA
- a CDS encoding GNAT family N-acetyltransferase yields MIRKARIGGVFVPHKNRNRGLAGRLILSHLNELRNEGVKRAILFAASAAAAKAYEKIGFQHIRFYQVALLKARRVIGEIK; encoded by the coding sequence ATGATACGCAAGGCGCGGATCGGCGGAGTATTTGTGCCGCATAAAAATCGCAATCGCGGGCTTGCGGGACGCCTGATCCTTTCCCATCTCAATGAACTAAGAAACGAAGGCGTTAAGCGGGCAATTCTTTTTGCCGCCAGCGCGGCCGCGGCGAAGGCTTATGAAAAAATAGGCTTTCAACACATTAGGTTTTATCAGGTTGCTTTGCTGAAAGCGCGCCGGGTCATTGGAGAGATCAAATGA
- a CDS encoding glutamate--cysteine ligase — protein sequence MSIPQSGGGPIERHEQLAEYLADGCKPREDWRIGTEHEKFGFCKDSLKPLPYAGERSIQAVLEGLRDGHGWAPVQEAGKLIGLEKDGANVSLEPGGQLELSGAPLVSIHETCDEVNAHLKDVKDIADKIGVKFIGLGAAPIWSHEEMPVMPKGRYKLMTDYMDRVGTMGKSMMYRTCTVQVNLDFGSEADMVQKLRVALALQPVATALFANSPFFDGKPNGHKSWRSRVWRDLDNARTGMLPFVFEDGFGFERWAEYALDVPMYFVYRDGKYIDALGQSFRDFLVGKLPALPGETPTLSDWADHLTTAFPEARIKKFMEMRGADGGPWRRLCALPAFWVGLMYDQSSLDAAWDLVKDWDADTREALRVAASEKGLQGQVGKIDMHELAGQVVAISEAGLKSRAMPGAGGLVPDETHFLNALKESLETGKTPADELLEHYHGDWNGDLTRIYGDYSY from the coding sequence ATGTCCATCCCTCAGTCCGGCGGCGGACCGATTGAACGTCACGAACAACTGGCCGAATACTTGGCGGATGGCTGCAAGCCCCGCGAAGACTGGCGCATCGGAACCGAGCATGAAAAATTCGGCTTTTGTAAAGATTCACTAAAACCATTGCCCTATGCTGGCGAGCGCTCGATCCAAGCTGTGTTGGAAGGCCTGCGTGATGGCCACGGTTGGGCCCCCGTTCAAGAAGCTGGAAAGCTAATTGGTCTGGAAAAAGATGGTGCAAATGTTTCGTTGGAACCGGGTGGGCAGCTAGAGCTTTCTGGTGCTCCGCTGGTGTCGATCCATGAGACCTGTGATGAGGTAAACGCCCATCTCAAAGATGTGAAAGACATCGCTGACAAAATAGGCGTGAAATTTATTGGTTTGGGGGCCGCCCCGATCTGGAGCCACGAAGAAATGCCCGTAATGCCTAAAGGGCGTTACAAGCTGATGACCGATTACATGGATCGCGTCGGCACCATGGGTAAATCCATGATGTACCGGACCTGCACAGTTCAAGTGAACCTGGATTTCGGATCGGAAGCAGACATGGTGCAAAAACTGCGCGTTGCTTTGGCCTTGCAGCCAGTGGCGACAGCTTTGTTTGCAAACTCTCCGTTCTTTGATGGCAAGCCAAATGGTCACAAATCTTGGCGCTCGCGCGTATGGCGGGATTTGGACAATGCCCGCACAGGCATGTTGCCTTTTGTTTTCGAAGACGGATTCGGGTTTGAACGTTGGGCCGAATACGCCTTGGACGTGCCCATGTATTTTGTCTATCGCGACGGCAAGTACATTGATGCATTGGGACAAAGTTTCCGCGATTTCCTGGTTGGAAAACTTCCGGCGCTACCAGGGGAAACGCCAACACTAAGCGATTGGGCGGACCATTTGACCACCGCTTTCCCCGAAGCGCGCATCAAGAAATTCATGGAAATGCGCGGCGCAGACGGAGGCCCATGGCGCCGCCTTTGCGCTTTGCCGGCCTTTTGGGTTGGATTGATGTATGACCAATCGTCTTTGGATGCGGCCTGGGATCTTGTGAAAGACTGGGATGCTGACACCCGTGAAGCCCTGCGCGTTGCAGCGTCTGAAAAAGGTTTGCAGGGGCAGGTTGGCAAGATCGACATGCACGAGCTTGCAGGTCAAGTTGTTGCAATCTCTGAGGCGGGTTTGAAGAGCCGAGCGATGCCAGGTGCTGGCGGTTTGGTGCCGGATGAGACCCACTTTTTGAACGCTTTGAAAGAGAGCCTCGAAACCGGAAAAACACCCGCTGATGAGTTGCTTGAGCACTATCACGGGGACTGGAACGGTGATTTGACGCGAATTTATGGCGACTACAGCTATTGA
- a CDS encoding YHS domain-containing (seleno)protein translates to MTKLKSLFGGALLASTFVGTAFAAGVELNASSTGLALQGYDPVAYFTENKASPGNWQITSTYNEATYRFASEEHKATFEANPEAYLPQYGGYCAFGAAMGFKFDGDPTLWRVVDGELFLNISQDIQERWNTDIPGFIEKADNNWGDIENVSPDELLN, encoded by the coding sequence ATGACTAAACTTAAATCCCTGTTTGGGGGCGCTTTGCTTGCCTCGACTTTCGTTGGCACAGCTTTTGCTGCTGGCGTAGAGCTTAACGCTTCCTCCACCGGACTTGCGCTTCAAGGCTATGACCCTGTCGCATATTTTACAGAAAACAAGGCAAGCCCAGGAAACTGGCAGATTACGTCGACCTATAACGAAGCCACCTATCGCTTTGCATCAGAAGAACATAAGGCAACATTTGAAGCCAACCCAGAGGCATATCTGCCCCAATATGGAGGTTATTGTGCCTTTGGAGCGGCGATGGGCTTCAAGTTTGACGGAGACCCAACGCTTTGGCGCGTTGTAGACGGGGAATTGTTCCTGAATATCTCGCAAGATATTCAGGAGCGCTGGAACACGGACATCCCCGGCTTTATCGAGAAAGCGGATAACAACTGGGGTGACATCGAGAATGTTTCGCCCGACGAGTTGTTAAACTAA
- the plsY gene encoding glycerol-3-phosphate 1-O-acyltransferase PlsY, whose product MPALETGIFALMIWGLIGYLFGSIPFGIVITRVFGLGNLREIGSGNIGTTNVLRTGSKPAAAATLLLDGGKGAIAVLIARLLAGEDAAQVAGLLAFLGHCFPIWLKFKGGKGVATFLGLMLALAWPVGIACCLTWLLTALIGRISSLSALVSAASTTFWVVLLGFGQVFLLGIAVTLLVFWRHKENVARLRTGTEPKIGQK is encoded by the coding sequence ATGCCTGCACTGGAAACCGGGATTTTCGCGCTCATGATTTGGGGCCTGATTGGGTATTTATTTGGTTCTATTCCCTTTGGCATTGTCATCACCCGGGTATTTGGACTTGGCAATCTGCGCGAAATTGGCTCTGGCAATATTGGCACGACAAATGTGCTGCGCACCGGGTCAAAACCCGCCGCTGCTGCAACGCTATTGTTGGATGGTGGCAAAGGCGCAATTGCCGTTCTAATCGCCCGACTTCTGGCGGGCGAAGATGCCGCACAGGTGGCTGGCTTGCTGGCGTTTTTGGGTCACTGCTTTCCTATCTGGTTGAAATTCAAAGGCGGCAAGGGTGTTGCGACCTTCTTGGGGCTGATGCTCGCGCTGGCCTGGCCTGTTGGGATTGCGTGCTGCTTGACCTGGCTGCTCACAGCCTTGATCGGGCGCATCTCTTCGCTTTCGGCACTCGTTTCGGCCGCCTCCACGACTTTTTGGGTTGTACTGCTTGGGTTTGGTCAAGTTTTCCTGCTTGGCATCGCGGTGACACTTTTGGTGTTCTGGCGCCACAAAGAGAACGTTGCGCGGTTGCGAACAGGCACTGAACCCAAGATCGGGCAAAAATAG
- the pyrC gene encoding dihydroorotase: MSLLFTNARLIDPETKTESMGSLIVENGVIIAQGSEITTHKADKVVDCQGKCLAPGIVDLGVKVCEPGERHKESYKSAGRAAAAGGVTTIVTRPDTTPTIDSPETLEFATRRANEAAPVNVVPMAALTKDRAGREMTEFGFLLDAGAVAFTDCDHVVTDTKVYARALIYARSLGALVIAHPQEPVLSKGAATTSGKFASLRGLPAVSPMAERMGLDRDIAMVEMTGVKYHADQITTTRALPALERAKANGFDVTAGTSIHHLTLNELDVADYRTFFKVKPPLRSETDRLAMVEAVKSGLIDIISSMHTPQDEESKRLPFEEAASGAVALETLLPAALRLYHAEQLTLAELFRAMALNPATRLGLPSGRLCEGAPADLVLFDPDAPFVLDRFKLHSKSKNTPFDGQRMQGKVLATYVAGEAVYRRN; encoded by the coding sequence ATGAGTCTTCTTTTCACCAATGCCCGCCTGATTGATCCGGAAACCAAAACAGAATCTATGGGCAGCCTGATCGTCGAGAACGGCGTTATCATCGCCCAAGGCAGCGAGATTACCACCCATAAGGCTGATAAAGTTGTGGATTGTCAGGGCAAATGCCTTGCGCCAGGCATTGTCGATTTGGGTGTGAAAGTCTGCGAGCCGGGCGAGCGCCACAAAGAAAGCTATAAATCCGCGGGACGCGCGGCGGCGGCTGGCGGCGTCACAACAATTGTCACACGGCCGGACACCACCCCAACCATCGACAGCCCGGAAACGTTGGAATTTGCGACACGGCGGGCCAACGAAGCGGCCCCAGTAAACGTTGTGCCGATGGCAGCCCTTACAAAAGATCGCGCTGGCCGCGAGATGACTGAATTTGGCTTTTTGCTGGATGCTGGGGCCGTCGCCTTTACCGATTGTGATCACGTTGTCACGGACACCAAAGTCTATGCGCGCGCCTTGATCTATGCGCGCAGTTTGGGGGCCTTGGTTATTGCACATCCTCAGGAACCCGTATTGAGCAAGGGCGCGGCTACAACATCAGGCAAATTTGCCAGCCTGCGGGGGTTGCCTGCGGTTTCTCCCATGGCGGAACGCATGGGACTTGATCGTGATATCGCAATGGTCGAAATGACCGGTGTAAAATACCATGCCGACCAAATCACAACTACGCGCGCGTTGCCCGCGTTGGAGCGCGCAAAAGCGAACGGATTTGACGTCACCGCAGGCACCTCAATCCACCATTTGACGTTGAACGAATTGGACGTGGCAGATTACCGAACCTTCTTTAAGGTTAAACCCCCATTGCGCAGCGAAACCGATCGTCTGGCGATGGTCGAGGCCGTAAAGTCCGGCTTGATCGACATCATCAGCTCTATGCACACGCCCCAGGATGAAGAAAGCAAACGTCTGCCATTTGAGGAGGCTGCATCGGGTGCAGTGGCGCTTGAGACCTTGCTGCCTGCGGCGCTGCGTCTTTATCACGCCGAGCAACTGACATTAGCGGAATTGTTTCGCGCCATGGCGCTCAACCCAGCCACAAGACTTGGCTTGCCCAGCGGTCGCCTTTGCGAAGGTGCGCCTGCAGATCTTGTGCTGTTTGATCCAGACGCGCCCTTTGTGTTGGACCGTTTTAAACTGCACTCAAAATCTAAGAATACGCCGTTTGACGGCCAGCGTATGCAGGGTAAGGTGCTGGCAACTTATGTGGCCGGAGAGGCCGTCTACCGGAGAAACTGA
- a CDS encoding aspartate carbamoyltransferase catalytic subunit: protein MAFRQKHLLGIEHLRPEEITSILDLADQYVDLNRRDMKHSEALLGLTQINMFFENSTRTQASFEIAGKRLGADVMNMAMQASSIKKGETLIDTALTLNAMHPDLLVVRHPHSGAVDLLAQKVNCAVLNAGDGKHEHPTQALLDALTIRRAKGRLHRLNIAICGDIAHSRVARSNLILLGKMENRVRLVGPPTLMPSQISEFGVEVYEDMAEGLKDVDVVMMLRLQRERMDGGFIPSEREYYHRYGLDAQKLSHAKNDAIVMHPGPMNRGVEIDGDIADDINRSVIQEQVEMGVAVRMAAMDLLARNQRELRKNAPIEV, encoded by the coding sequence ATGGCGTTTCGTCAAAAGCATCTTCTGGGTATCGAACATCTTCGACCCGAGGAAATAACATCAATCCTTGATCTGGCAGATCAATATGTCGATCTGAACCGACGCGATATGAAGCATTCAGAAGCGCTTTTGGGCCTGACACAAATCAATATGTTTTTTGAAAACTCCACCCGCACCCAGGCGAGTTTTGAGATTGCCGGCAAACGATTGGGCGCAGACGTTATGAATATGGCGATGCAGGCCAGCTCGATCAAAAAGGGCGAAACCCTGATTGACACGGCCCTGACGCTTAACGCGATGCATCCCGATCTTTTGGTGGTGCGTCACCCTCATTCCGGTGCCGTGGATCTTTTGGCTCAAAAGGTCAATTGCGCTGTGCTCAATGCCGGCGATGGCAAGCACGAGCACCCCACACAAGCATTGCTGGACGCCCTGACAATCCGCCGCGCCAAAGGCAGGTTGCATCGTCTGAATATCGCAATATGTGGTGACATCGCCCATAGCCGTGTGGCACGCTCTAACCTGATCTTGCTTGGAAAAATGGAAAACCGCGTGCGACTTGTGGGGCCTCCAACCCTGATGCCCAGCCAGATCAGCGAATTTGGTGTTGAGGTCTATGAAGACATGGCCGAGGGTCTGAAGGATGTGGATGTTGTGATGATGCTGCGCCTGCAACGCGAGCGCATGGATGGCGGATTTATTCCGTCAGAGCGCGAGTATTACCACCGATACGGGTTGGATGCGCAAAAGTTGAGCCATGCCAAGAACGACGCGATTGTCATGCACCCGGGGCCGATGAACCGGGGTGTGGAAATTGATGGCGATATTGCGGATGACATCAACCGATCAGTGATCCAGGAACAGGTCGAAATGGGTGTCGCGGTGCGTATGGCAGCCATGGACCTTTTGGCGCGCAACCAACGTGAATTGCGCAAAAACGCGCCTATAGAGGTTTGA
- a CDS encoding uracil-DNA glycosylase, with protein MESALDYQTARAMLEWQIELGATEAILDSPVNRYEAVQKPAPTKPATAAPVPEPQIDPVAIAKTAAAAANDLQSLKTATAHFDHCSLKRGARSLVFADGQDCGRVMIIGEAPDREEDRSGTPFVGQAGRLLDRMLAAIGLDRNAQEPDKAVYLTNILPWRPPQSRDASAHEIAMMRPFVQRHVALVNPDILILMGNSACHSVLEKRGINRLRGVWTEAYGKPTLPMLHPETLLRTPVAKREAWSDLLKIKARLAAIT; from the coding sequence ATGGAATCGGCACTCGACTATCAAACGGCACGCGCCATGCTGGAATGGCAAATTGAACTCGGCGCGACCGAGGCCATTCTGGATTCGCCGGTCAATCGCTATGAGGCTGTGCAAAAACCTGCACCAACCAAACCAGCGACTGCTGCGCCTGTGCCAGAGCCACAGATCGATCCCGTTGCCATTGCAAAAACGGCCGCTGCGGCGGCCAACGACTTACAAAGCCTTAAAACAGCAACGGCGCATTTTGATCATTGCAGTTTAAAGCGCGGCGCTCGCTCTTTGGTTTTTGCGGACGGGCAAGATTGCGGGCGGGTGATGATTATTGGCGAGGCACCAGATCGCGAAGAAGATCGCAGCGGCACACCCTTTGTGGGCCAAGCCGGTCGGTTATTGGATCGCATGTTGGCGGCCATTGGTCTGGATCGCAATGCGCAAGAGCCTGACAAAGCTGTGTACCTGACAAATATTTTACCTTGGCGACCACCACAAAGTCGTGATGCGTCGGCCCATGAAATCGCCATGATGCGCCCCTTTGTGCAGCGCCATGTTGCATTGGTTAATCCCGATATCCTTATTTTAATGGGCAATAGTGCCTGCCACAGCGTGCTTGAAAAACGGGGCATTAACCGTCTGAGGGGCGTTTGGACAGAAGCCTACGGAAAGCCGACGTTGCCGATGCTGCATCCCGAGACTTTACTGCGCACACCAGTCGCCAAGCGCGAAGCCTGGTCGGATTTGCTCAAGATCAAGGCCCGCCTTGCAGCGATCACCTAG
- a CDS encoding LysE family translocator: MDLYLLLAFVPAALALNLTPGADMMFCLGQGLRSGVKPAVAASAGISAGALVHMTLGGLGLGALVATLPWVFDLIRWIGVGYLMWLAYAALRSSVVANKTKALSAKRAFVQGFIVNLSNPKVILFVLAFVPQFVDPTRGSVLLQFWMFGGIIALGGFVINGLVGIFASSIGQALLGSPKYAKGLGYITAAIFASLAARLAILERS, from the coding sequence ATGGACCTTTATTTGTTACTCGCATTTGTGCCTGCAGCTTTGGCGCTGAATTTGACACCGGGTGCGGATATGATGTTTTGCCTTGGGCAGGGCTTGCGCTCTGGCGTCAAGCCAGCGGTAGCCGCAAGTGCGGGTATATCAGCCGGGGCACTGGTACATATGACGCTTGGCGGTCTTGGTTTGGGGGCGCTGGTAGCCACCTTGCCGTGGGTCTTTGATCTGATCCGCTGGATTGGCGTCGGTTATTTGATGTGGCTTGCCTATGCGGCTCTGCGGAGCAGTGTGGTTGCCAATAAAACAAAGGCCTTATCGGCCAAACGAGCGTTTGTTCAGGGGTTTATTGTTAACCTCAGTAACCCCAAAGTGATCTTATTTGTGCTGGCGTTTGTTCCGCAATTTGTTGACCCAACGCGTGGCAGTGTTTTGCTGCAATTTTGGATGTTTGGCGGAATCATCGCGTTAGGAGGATTTGTGATCAATGGCCTCGTCGGTATCTTTGCCAGTAGCATCGGCCAGGCTTTGCTTGGATCTCCAAAATACGCCAAAGGTCTTGGATATATAACCGCAGCTATTTTTGCTTCGCTGGCTGCGCGACTTGCAATATTAGAAAGATCTTAG
- the moaB gene encoding molybdenum cofactor biosynthesis protein B translates to MAKIDESRPFIAVKIAILTVSDTRGLDQDKSGDTLVARLEKAGHILAARTILQDERDQISSQLRTWCADENIDVIISTGGTGLTGRDVTVEAHRDVYEKEIEAFATAFTVISMQKIGTSAVQSRATGGVAQGTYLFALPGSTGACKDAWDDILRYQLDYRHMPCNFVEIMPRLDEHLKRTKN, encoded by the coding sequence ATGGCAAAGATAGACGAATCCCGACCCTTCATCGCAGTGAAAATAGCTATTTTGACGGTCAGCGATACCCGTGGTCTGGATCAAGACAAAAGTGGCGACACATTGGTAGCGCGGCTTGAAAAGGCAGGGCATATTCTGGCAGCGCGTACGATTTTGCAGGACGAGCGCGACCAGATTTCCAGCCAATTGCGCACATGGTGTGCAGATGAAAACATCGATGTCATTATCTCGACCGGTGGGACTGGCCTGACGGGCAGAGACGTCACCGTGGAAGCCCACCGAGATGTCTATGAAAAAGAGATCGAGGCCTTTGCGACGGCTTTTACGGTCATTTCAATGCAAAAGATTGGCACCTCTGCTGTGCAGAGCCGCGCCACTGGCGGAGTTGCACAGGGAACTTATCTATTTGCTCTGCCCGGCAGCACTGGGGCCTGCAAAGACGCCTGGGATGACATTTTAAGATATCAGTTGGACTACCGACACATGCCCTGCAACTTTGTGGAAATAATGCCGCGCCTTGACGAGCATCTAAAGCGCACCAAAAACTAA